TATGGTGTATTAAAACCAATAAAGGGCATAAAAACATATAAAAGGGCTTTTGAGGCACTGAAAGAGAAGTTGAAATAATTTTATTTTTTCTTTTAAGACACCGATCTCTTTTTATTGTTTCTCAAACTTTTAATTTGACTATTTTTAACCAAACAAATATGAACCTGTCTGTACTATTTGTGTAGGTTACCCAGCAGAATCCCCAAAAGCCAGATCCAGAAAGCCTTTGGATGAAATAATATACAAAATAATCTAACTCACTCATTTTTCTTCAGTGCTATCTTCGCCATCACCATCTGGTGCATCCTCTTCAGAAACTCCATCCTGTCCTCCATCTTCAGGACATCTGTATAGCCCTGTATGATCAGATTGAATGCAAAAGGGCTTGGCACAGTTGTTGTTATCTCTTCAACTTTTATTTTCCCGTCATTTATCTGATCAATCACAAGCTTTGCATTCCTGACATCCATCAGATCCTCTAAAACTTCACGTCTTGCTTCCTTCAATATCGGGAAATTATTGCTTATTCTTTTTAATGCGGACATCAGGATCATGGAGCTGACCTGCTGCCTTCCTACTCTTTTCTGGCGGCCTTTATAGTTTCTCAGTATCATCAAAGCGCGAGC
The DNA window shown above is from Candidatus Woesearchaeota archaeon and carries:
- a CDS encoding ATP-dependent helicase (Hel112; monomeric form of the enzyme from Sulfolobus shows 3'-5' ATP-dependent helicase activity), with amino-acid sequence ARALMILRNYKGRQKRVGRQQVSSMILMSALKRISNNFPILKEARREVLEDLMDVRNAKLVIDQINDGKIKVEEITTTVPSPFAFNLIIQGYTDVLKMEDRMEFLKRMHQMVMAKIALKKNE